Proteins encoded in a region of the Leguminivora glycinivorella isolate SPB_JAAS2020 chromosome 23, LegGlyc_1.1, whole genome shotgun sequence genome:
- the LOC125238295 gene encoding transcription factor BTF3 homolog 4 — protein MNTEKLKKLQSQVRIGGKGTPRRKKKVVHATAATDDKKLQSSLKKLSVNTIPGIEEVNMIKDDGTVIHFNNPKAQASLAANTFAITGHGENKQIAEMLPGILSQLGPEGLNQLKRLASSVAAPKPLEEDDEVPNLVGNFDEASKQEAKEVVAEDKKEEKKPETETKAADKKTD, from the coding sequence ATGAACACCGAAAAGCTGAAGAAATTGCAATCCCAGGTGCGCATCGGCGGTAAGGGCACACCGAGGCGCAAGAAGAAGGTTGTGCACGCCACAGCCGCGACAGACGACAAGAAACTCCAGTCTTCCCTCAAAAAACTGTCAGTGAACACGATCCCTGGCATCGAGGAAGTGAATATGATCAAAGATGACGGCACagtgatacatttcaacaacccGAAAGCGCAGGCCTCGCTCGCGGCGAATACTTTCGCTATCACCGGTCACGGTGAGAACAAGCAGATCGCGGAGATGCTCCCCGGTATCCTGAGCCAGCTCGGGCCCGAAGGTCTCAACCAGCTGAAGAGACTCGCGTCCAGCGTGGCCGCGCCAAAGCCCCTCGAGGAGGACGACGAGGTACCTAACCTCGTCGGCAACTTCGACGAGGCGTCGAAACAGGAGGCCAAGGAGGTCGTCGCCGAAGACAAGAAGGAGGAGAAAAAGCCCGAGACAGAAACCAAAGCCGCCGACAAGAAGACCGACTAA